CGCCTTCTGAGGTCGCCATGTACGCGACACCCACTGCCGCGCCGAGGGAATCGTAATCTTCCCTGGCATGGCCCATGACGAGCACCATGTCCGCCTGGCTGATCAGTTCGTGAATCGCCTGCGCCACCACGCGGGCGCGCACGCGCGTATTTTTCGCCAAGGCCTGGCTCCTACCGCCGAAGGTCTGCGTTTCGCCGTCCGCCCGGATGACGACCTGATCGCCGCCGCGGCCCAACGCCAAATCGAGCGCCAAACGCGCTTCCCCTTCCTGCTCGGCAAAGGATTCTTCCCCGTAAGCGCAACCGATCGAAAGCGTCACCGGAATCCGGTTCACCGTGTGAATCGAGCGGACTTTTTCCAAAATTTTGAAGTTATCGTCAATCAATTGCTGCAGCGATTTGCGGCTGATGCAGGCGATGTAGTTATTGCGCTCGTAACTTTTGATAAAACCGTCGATCTTGCCGAATTCGTCGAGCACCATCGTATTGACTTCCGCCCAGAGCGCCGAACGCTGTACTTCCGTCAAATCGGACGAAACCTCGCCCAGATTATCCAACTGCACATAGCAGAAAACCGGCAACGCCGCTACGCTTTCCTGCTTGCTGCGTTCCGCCTCCGTCACATCGTCAAAATACAGCACCATGTAGGCTTCGCCGGGATTATCGTTCTCTGCGGCATTGATGCCGCTGGCGCGGTCGAGGAATTTATAGATGACGCGGTAATAACTGTCGCCGATCCGCGCGGAAAAATAACCCGATTTCCCCCACAGTTTGGCCAGTTGCGTTTGCGGCAACAACTTTTGCAGGCGGTCGCCCTCTTTCAGCTCCTGCACCCAGTCGCGAAACACCGAGTTGCTCCAGACGAGCATGCTTTTTTCATCAATAATCGCAATCCCGATCGGCAAATTCTGCGTCGCGTATAAAGACGCTTCCGTCACCGAGGCGGACACCGCATTCAGGTAATGCCGCCACACGCGTTCCTGCTCGATCTCCGTTTTGCGCAAAACGAGGTACACGCCGAACGCAACCAGAGTACACAACCCCGCCACGATCGGATTCAACCAGGCCAGCACTAAAATGAGCAGGATCACAATTGCCGCGTACGCGCGATCACTGCGATTTTTGAACCAGAAATTACGATATTCCATTCGTCGGAGTATATCCTTTCCGCTTACGATAATTGATGCCCATATCAATTAAACCGATTAAAAATAAAAATCCTAAAAATGTCGGAATGATAAAGCTTCCGATCACGATCCCCCAGCGCATGAAAGCCAAGCGCGGATGGCGTCGGGCCCACCAAAAAACGACCGCGATCCCCTGTAGCCAAATCAGGTACATCGCCGCGACTTGAATATTCATCGCTATTTCCGCCGGCAGTTGCGGGAAATATTGCGGCCCGAACCAGCCGAGCAACAACGCGAATACATACAGGTACAGCGCTGCCCGCGGCATTTCCCATTCCGCCACCGGCGGAAACTTCGGTAAATCAATCTGCAGACGACGTAAAATCGCCCGCGCGATAACGATGTTAAGATACGACAACAACAATCCCGCCGACACCACAATGAACGGCGCCACCTGACGGATTTGCGCCTGTTGCGCCAAGTATTGCGACTTCGCCTCCGCCAGGTCAATCGAATTGTACCCCATGCCTTCCAAGGTTCGGAACGCCTGTTCCGTCGATTGGCGCATCGCGTCTTCGTACATCGCGAAAACGTTCACGCCCATGACGTAAAAGGACAGCAGGAACTGAATCCCGAAACCGAGCAAAAAAACAATCGTCGCAACCGTTAAGATGCGTCCCGCCGACCATTTCTGACGAAATCCCTCGCCCAGCGTCAAGGCCATCGAGCCGAAGGTGAGTCCGATGCCGGCCGCCACCACCGGTCCCGTGAAAAGCGTCAAGATAAATAAAGTCGCCACCGTTGCCAGCAGCGACCAACGCATGCCGTACCGAACGCCCAAATAGGCGATCGGTACCGGCCACAACAACAGCGCTACTGCCGAGAGGATCGGTACGTACGTCCCCACCAGCGACAACACCACCGTGAGACCGACGAGCAGGCCCGCTTCCGTAAGCGCGCGGGTAGATCGTTGCGGCATTAATGAACCTCCTGAATAATCGGCAAAATCATCGGACGCCGACGGGTCTTTTCAAAGATGTAACGCGACAAGGTATCGCGGATCTGCATTTTAATCACATTCCATTCCGTGATATTATTGTCCGCGCAGCGCTCGATAACCGCATCGACGCGCCGCGTCATTTCACGGATCAAGGCTTCCGAGTCGCGCATGTAAATGAAGCCGCGGGACACGATATCCGGTCCGGCAAGCACTTGCGTGGACCCCTTTTCAAGCACCAGCGTCACAATGACCATACCGTCCTGCGACAGTTGCTGACGATCACGAATAACGATATTGCCGACATCGCCGACGCCCAAGCCGTCCACATAGACTTTGCCCGCCTGCACTTTGTCCGCGAGCCGGCCTTTGCGACCGGTGAATTCAAAGATCTGTCCGTTTTCGCCGATTAAAATATTATCGCGCTTCACGCCCAAACTTTCCGCGATTTCCGCATGTTTATGCAGCATGCGGTATTCCCCGTGCATCGGAATAAAGAAGCGCGGACGAATCAGCGACAACATCATCTTCAACTCTTCCTGCGAGCCGTGGCCGGACACGTGGACTTTCTTATCCGAACCGTGCACCACGCGCGCGCCCAATTTCACCAATTTATCAATCGTGCGGCCGACGCTTGTTTCGTTGCCCGGAATCGGCGACGCCGAGAGAATGACCGTATCGTTCGGATGAATTTGGATCTGTCGGTGCGCGCCGTCCGCCATCCGCGAAAGCCCCGCCATCGGTTCGCCCTGGCTGCCGGTCGTCAAAATGCAAAGCTGGTCCGCCCGATAGCGATTGATTTCATCACTGTCGATAATCGTTCCTTTCGGCGCCGTAAGATACCCGATCTCGAGCGCGATCCCGACGACATTCACCATGGAGCGACCGAACACCGCCACTTTGCGTTGATTCGCCACCGCCGCATCAATCGCCATCTGCACGCGGGACACATTCGATGCGAACGTCGCCAAAATAATTCGGCCGCGCGCCTGCGCAAACTCCCGCATCAGCGCCGCGGAAACCGTTTTTTCCGAAGGCGTGTGCCCGGCGCGTTCCGCGTTCGTCGAGTCCGCGCAATACACGAGCACGCCGCGATTGCCGAGCTCCGTAATTTTTTTGAAATCCATCATCTTGCCATCCACCGGCGTGTAGTCGATCTTAAAGTCCCCGCTGTGCACCACCGTTCCTACCGGCGTGCGGAAATAAATCCCGCAGGAATCCGGAATCGAATGGTTCACATGGAAAAACCCTACTTTAAAAGCTCCGGCCGTGATTTCATCACCGGATTTAACGACATTCAGCTGGTACTTGCCCACGCGATTTTCTTTCAACTTGCCTTCGATCAAACCGCAGGTCAGGCGCGTCGCGTAAACCGGCGCCGAAACTTCCTTCAACAGGTACGAGAGCGAGCCGATATGGTCCTCGTGCCCGTGCGTGATCACAATCGCGCGTACTTTATCCTTATTTTCAATCAAATAGCTGAAATCCGGGATGACAATATCAATCCCCAACATTTCGTTATCCGGAAATGCCAAGCCCGAATCCAGCACCACAATATCGTCTCCATAACGGAATACCGTCATGTTTTTACCGATCTCCCCCAAACCTCCGAGGGGGATGATCTGCAATTTTTCTTTCGCCAAAATAAAACCTCCCAATATGTAGATGTCCCGAACATTCTTGCTGATCTTGCTATGGACAATCAAAATTGTCCGGTCCGCTCACAAACTCCTGTTCTTATTATACCATATTCACTGTTCTATACCGCCCGCGCCGTACGGCCATTTCCCGCTGCCGCGCTTTGTCAAAAACGAGTGAAATACAGCGCGCCAAAAAGGTGGCGCGTTACCGATTATTTGCCGTTTCGCGTGAAATTTTCCCGTCATCATGCCAAAATCATGACAATATTTTTACTTGTAAAATATCCGTGTAAAATTTCATTCGGTCACTTTTCGTTTTCGCATTCACACCTTATCGCTTCCAATAAAAAAGCCCG
This genomic stretch from Negativicoccus succinicivorans harbors:
- a CDS encoding ribonuclease J; the protein is MLAKEKLQIIPLGGLGEIGKNMTVFRYGDDIVVLDSGLAFPDNEMLGIDIVIPDFSYLIENKDKVRAIVITHGHEDHIGSLSYLLKEVSAPVYATRLTCGLIEGKLKENRVGKYQLNVVKSGDEITAGAFKVGFFHVNHSIPDSCGIYFRTPVGTVVHSGDFKIDYTPVDGKMMDFKKITELGNRGVLVYCADSTNAERAGHTPSEKTVSAALMREFAQARGRIILATFASNVSRVQMAIDAAVANQRKVAVFGRSMVNVVGIALEIGYLTAPKGTIIDSDEINRYRADQLCILTTGSQGEPMAGLSRMADGAHRQIQIHPNDTVILSASPIPGNETSVGRTIDKLVKLGARVVHGSDKKVHVSGHGSQEELKMMLSLIRPRFFIPMHGEYRMLHKHAEIAESLGVKRDNILIGENGQIFEFTGRKGRLADKVQAGKVYVDGLGVGDVGNIVIRDRQQLSQDGMVIVTLVLEKGSTQVLAGPDIVSRGFIYMRDSEALIREMTRRVDAVIERCADNNITEWNVIKMQIRDTLSRYIFEKTRRRPMILPIIQEVH
- a CDS encoding DHH family phosphoesterase, encoding MEYRNFWFKNRSDRAYAAIVILLILVLAWLNPIVAGLCTLVAFGVYLVLRKTEIEQERVWRHYLNAVSASVTEASLYATQNLPIGIAIIDEKSMLVWSNSVFRDWVQELKEGDRLQKLLPQTQLAKLWGKSGYFSARIGDSYYRVIYKFLDRASGINAAENDNPGEAYMVLYFDDVTEAERSKQESVAALPVFCYVQLDNLGEVSSDLTEVQRSALWAEVNTMVLDEFGKIDGFIKSYERNNYIACISRKSLQQLIDDNFKILEKVRSIHTVNRIPVTLSIGCAYGEESFAEQEGEARLALDLALGRGGDQVVIRADGETQTFGGRSQALAKNTRVRARVVAQAIHELISQADMVLVMGHAREDYDSLGAAVGVAYMATSEGVPAHVVISEDQETVEKLVDQVWATPGMEDLLISEEAAQELVTPQTVLFVVDTHKPEMTAAPSLVEMIQNRVVIDHHRRSNTFIPDPLLVYLEPSSSSTCELVTELLQYYSDTIELNETQASALYAGIVVDTKNFAVQTGIRTFDAASYLRRSGAATELVRDLFALDFETVLTRADVLTRAEKIDGDIVCATIPDDAENAQILAGQVADMMINIENIHTSIAIYYNGEGYSASVRSDGEINVQRVMEELGGGGHQTVAGGQFAPEETPEEIKNKIVAQIRAQKEENAK
- a CDS encoding YybS family protein, with product MPQRSTRALTEAGLLVGLTVVLSLVGTYVPILSAVALLLWPVPIAYLGVRYGMRWSLLATVATLFILTLFTGPVVAAGIGLTFGSMALTLGEGFRQKWSAGRILTVATIVFLLGFGIQFLLSFYVMGVNVFAMYEDAMRQSTEQAFRTLEGMGYNSIDLAEAKSQYLAQQAQIRQVAPFIVVSAGLLLSYLNIVIARAILRRLQIDLPKFPPVAEWEMPRAALYLYVFALLLGWFGPQYFPQLPAEIAMNIQVAAMYLIWLQGIAVVFWWARRHPRLAFMRWGIVIGSFIIPTFLGFLFLIGLIDMGINYRKRKGYTPTNGIS